In one Gossypium hirsutum isolate 1008001.06 chromosome D09, Gossypium_hirsutum_v2.1, whole genome shotgun sequence genomic region, the following are encoded:
- the LOC121220784 gene encoding ubiquinone biosynthesis monooxygenase COQ6, mitochondrial, producing MRFISGRSRWGKSRVRELAGFRTTGWNYSQNAIICTVEHDVENHCAWQRFLPSGPLALLPIGDKFSNIVWTMSPKESSEFKSITEDNFLEAVNRALDYGYGPHPTPSILGSSDLFSWLKGGISKSANDCFEIPPKVIKLASERMAFPLSLRHANDYASKRVALIGDAAHTVHPLAGQGVNLGFGDASTLSSVISEGIAVERTSGGITTEEIRSRSKTSECDDDGSTGWFSKGILS from the exons ATGAGATTTATCTCAGGTAGGAGCAGATGGGGCAAATCACGAGTTAGAGAGTTAGCAGGATTCAGAACAACGGGATGGAACTACTCACAGAATGCCATCATATGTACAGTTGAACATGATGTAGAAAACCATTGTGCATGGCAGAGGTTTCTACCTTCTGGTCCGCTTGCTCTTCTGCCAATAGGTGATAAGTTTAGCAATATCGTTTGGACTATGAGCCCGAAAGAGTCATCAGAGTTTAAATCAATAACCGAAGATAACTTTCTGGAAGCTGTAAATCGTGCTCTGGATTATGGTTATGGTCCTCATCCTACACCAAGCATATTGGGTAGTTCAGACTTATTTTCTTGGCTCAAAGGAGGTATCTCCAAGTCTGCTAATGATTGCTTTGAAATCCCACCAAAAGTAATCAAATTGGCCTCTGAAAGAATGGCTTTCCCATTATCCTTGAGGCATGCCAACGACTATGCGTCAAAGCGCGTTGCTCTAATTGGCGATGCAGCTCACACTGTACATCCTTTGGCAGGCCAAGGAGTTAATTTGGGTTTTGGAGATGCATCTACTCTTTCCAGTGTCATTTCTGAGGGCATTGCAGTAGAGCGGACATCGGGAG GTATCACTACTGAAGAAatacgaagcagatcgaaaaccaGCGAATGTGATGATGATGGCAGTACTGGATGGTTTTCAAAAGGCATACTCAGTTGA
- the LOC107942322 gene encoding vesicle-associated membrane protein 721 translates to MGQQSLIYSFVARGTVILAEYTEFTGNFTGIAAQCLQKLPASNNKFTYTCDGHTFNYLVEDGFTYCVVAVESAGRQVPIAFLERVKEDFNKRYGGGKAATATAKSLNREFGSKLKEHMQYCVDHPEEISKLAKVKAQVSEVKGVMMENIEKVLDRGEKIELLVDKTENLRSQAQDFRQQGTKMRRKMWLQNMKIKLIVLGILIALILIIVLSVCHGFNC, encoded by the exons ATGGGGCAACAGTCTTTGATCTACAGCTTCGTGGCGCGTGGAACTGTGATACTCGCCGAGTACACCGAGTTCACCGGTAATTTCACCGGTATCGCCGCTCAATGTCTCCAGAAACTCCCTGCTTCTAACAACAAGTTCACCTATACCTGCGATGGCCATACCTTCAATTACCTCGTTGAAGATGGATTCA CCTACTGTGTAGTTGCTGTTGAATCTGCTGGCAGGCAAGTTCCAATTGCATTTCTGGAAAGAGTTAAGGAAGACTTCAACAAGAGATATGGTGGAGGAAAGGCTGCAACTGCTACGGCCAAAAGTCTGAATAGAGAATTTGG GTCCAAATTGAAGGAGCATATGCAGTACTGTGTGGACCATCCTGAAGAAATCAGCAAACTTGCTAAAGTGAAGGCTCAGGTTTCTGAAGTCAAGGGTGTTATGATGGAAAACATCGAGAAG GTCCTTGACCGTGGTGAGAAGATTGAGTTGCTGGTGGATAAAACTGAGAACCTTCGCTCACAG GCCCAAGATTTTAGGCAGCAGGGAACAAAGATGAGAAGAAAGATGTGGCTTCAGAATATGAAGATAAAATTGATCGTTCTGGGTATCCTGATTGCCTTGATTCTTATCATTGTGCTGTCTGTCTGCCATGGCTTCAATTGTTAA
- the LOC121220991 gene encoding cellulose synthase-like protein D1 has product MATSKPKKTNTAQSSSQGVKFARRTASGRIVNLSRDDDMDVTGNQSGQNDYINYTVMMPPTPDNQPSTDSHSGVGSKEDKRMSVMKSANNKSMLLRSQTGDFDHSRWLYESKAKYGIGNAYWQEDDQFGVDGGVSMSDFMDKPWKPLTRKVPVKSGILSPYRFLILIRLVVLFFFLAWRWRNPNPDAMWLWGMSCVCESWFAFSWLLDSLPKLNPINRATDLAVLNEKFEQVSPSNPTGRSDLPGVDVFVSTADPEKEPPLVTANTILSIMAANYPVEKLSAYISDDGGAILTFEAMAEAIRFAEVWVPFCRKHDIEPRNPDSYFNLKTDPTKNKKRPDFVKDRRWIKREYDEFKVRINGLPETIRKRCDMYNSREAIKEKSLAKEKNGGTLPPDFQVEKATWMADGTHWPGTWLNPIADHSKGDHAGILQVMSKFPEPDPVMGQPDEKRLDFTGIDIRIPMFSYVSREKRPGFDHNKKAGAMNGMVRASAILSNGPFILNLDCDHYIYNSMAIKEGMCFMMDRGGDRICYIQFPQRFEGIDPSDRYANHNTVFFDGSMRALDGLQGPVYVGTGCMFRRYALYGFHPPRANEYTGVFGQNKSPADTIPGKPALSGEDDAQPLNVHPDLDLPRKFGNSTMFNESIAVAEYQGRPLADHMSVKNGRPPGALLIPRQPLDAQMVAEAVAVISCWYEDNTDWGDKVGWIYGSVTEDVVTGYRMHNRGWRSVYCVTKRDAFRGTAPINLTDRLHQVLRWATGSVEIFYSKNNPLFATRRLKFLQRIAYLNVGFYPFTSIFLVVYCFLPALSLFSGQFIVQGLNVAFLLYLFVITITLCCMSLLEVKWSGIGLEEWWRNEQFWVIGGTSAHLVAVIQGLLKVVAGIEISFTLTTKSASEDENDIYADLYLVKWTSLFIMPLTIIIVTLLAVVIGISRQIYSVIPQWTQLFGGLFFAFWVLCHMYPFAKGLMGRRGRVPTIIYVWAGLLAICISLLWVTLNPPGDQPGDAVVL; this is encoded by the exons ATGGCGACATCCAAACCAAAGAAAACGAATACAGCCCAATCATCATCTCAGGGAGTAAAATTTGCTCGTAGGACAGCGAGTGGCCGGATTGTGAACTTATCCAGGGATGATGATATGGATGTCACCGGCAATCAATCGGGCCAAAATGATTACATCAATTACACTGTGATGATGCCACCTACGCCTGATAACCAACCCTCTACGGACTCTCATAGTGGGGTTGGGTCGAAAGAAGATAAAAGGATGTCGGTAATGAAGTCTGCAAATAATAAGTCAATGTTGTTAAGGAGCCAAACAGGGGATTTTGATCATAGTCGTTGGTTGTATGAGTCCAAAGCCAAGTATGGGATTGGGAATGCGTATTGGCAAGAGGATGATCAATTTGGAGTAGATGGTGGTGTATCAATGTCGGATTTTATGGATAAGCCATGGAAGCCATTGACGAGGAAGGTTCCGGTTAAGTCTGGCATTCTTAGTCCTTACAGGTTCTTGATATTGATACGTTTGGTGGTTCTGTTCTTTTTCCTTGCCTGGCGTTGGAGGAATCCCAACCCGGATGCAATGTGGCTATGGGGTATGTCATGTGTGTGCGAGTCATGGTTTGCGTTTTCTTGGCTATTAGACAGTCTTCCTAAGCTCAACCCTATTAATCGAGCCACTGACCTTGCTGTCCTCAATGAAAAGTTCGAACAGGTTTCTCCGTCAAACCCGACTGGTCGGTCGGACTTGCCGGGTGTAGATGTCTTTGTCTCTACGGCTGACCCTGAAAAGGAACCTCCCCTTGTCACTGCCAACACCATTTTATCCATCATGGCTGCTAATTATCCTGTGGAAAAACTCTCTGCCTATATTTCAGACGATGGTGGTGCCATTCTCACGTTTGAGGCCATGGCTGAGGCAATTCGTTTTGCCGAGGTGTGGGTGCCATTTTGTCGAAAACATGACATTGAGCCTAGGAATCCAGACAGCTATTTCAACTTGAAAACCGATCCAACCAAGAACAAGAAACGGCCTGATTTTGTTAAGGACAGGCGTTGGATCAAAAGGGAGTATGATGAGTTCAAGGTAAGGATCAATGGTCTCCCTGAGACGATACGTAAAAGATGTGATATGTACAACTCTAGGGAGGCAATAAAGGAGAAAAGTCTTGCCAAAGAGAAGAACGGTGGGACACTGCCACCGGATTTCCAAGTGGAGAAGGCCACTTGGATGGCCGACGGCACCCACTGGCCTGGGACATGGCTCAATCCAATTGCTGACCATTCCAAGGGAGACCATGCTGGAATCTTGCAG GTGATGAGTAAATTCCCAGAACCTGATCCAGTGATGGGTCAGCCCGATGAGAAAAGGTTAGACTTCACAGGGATTGACATAAGGATACCAATGTTCTCTTATGTTTCAAGGGAGAAACGTCCAGGTTTTGACCATAACAAGAAGGCTGGCGCCATGAATGGAATGGTTAGAGCTTCAGCGATATTGTCCAATGGACCTTTTATACTCAATTTGGATTGTGACCATTACATCTATAATTCTATGGCCATCAAAGAAGGGATGTGCTTCATGATGGACCGTGGCGGTGATCGTATTTGCTATATTCAGTTCCCACAACGGTTTGAAGGGATTGACCCTTCAGATCGATACGCTAATCATAACACTGTCTTCTTTGatg GAAGTATGAGAGCACTTGATGGACTTCAAGGGCCAGTGTATGTAGGAACGGGGTGTATGTTCCGACGTTACGCACTGTATGGGTTCCACCCACCAAGGGCAAACGAGTATACAGGTGTGTTTGGGCAGAATAAGTCACCAGCTGATACTATTCCAGGAAAGCCAGCACTATCAGGAGAAGATGATGCACAGCCCCTAAATGTGCACCCTGACTTGGATCTTCCAAGGAAATTTGGTAATTCAACCATGTTCAATGAAAGCATAGCCGTGGCTGAGTACCAAGGACGTCCCCTTGCTGATCACATGTCGGTGAAGAACGGTCGACCTCCAGGTGCATTACTGATTCCACGCCAACCACTGGATGCACAAATGGTGGCTGAGGCAGTGGCTGTCATTTCCTGTTGGTATGAGGATAACACGGATTGGGGTGACAAAGTAGGTTGGATTTACGGATCCGTGACGGAGGATGTGGTGACGGGATATAGGATGCACAACCGTGGGTGGCGATCGGTGTATTGTGTGACCAAGCGTGATGCATTTAGAGGAACTGCACCAATCAACTTGACGGACAGGCTTCACCAAGTGCTGAGATGGGCCACTGGTTCAGTCGAAATCTTTTACTCTAAAAACAACCCCTTGTTCGCAACTCGACGACTCAAGTTCCTACAACGCATTGCCTATCTCAACGTTGGATTCTACCCATTTACCTCCATTTTCTTGGTGGTTTATTGCTTCCTCCCAGCTCTTTCACTGTTTTCAGGACAGTTCATTGTGCAAGGCCTCAACGTTGCCTTCCTTCTTTATCTCTTTGTCATCACTATAACCCTTTGCTGTATGTCCCTCCTAGAAGTGAAATGGTCCGGGATCGGCCTCGAGGAATGGTGGCGAAATGAACAATTTTGGGTCATTGGTGGCACAAGTGCTCACTTAGTGGCTGTCATCCAAGGTCTCCTAAAAGTAGTAGCCGGAATTGAGATCTCATTCACATTGACCACCAAATCGGCTAGCGAAGATGAAAACGACATATATGCGGATCTTTACCTTGTGAAATGGACCAGTCTGTTCATAATGCCATTAACCATCATAATCGTTACCCTATTGGCAGTGGTGATAGGGATATCGAGACAAATCTACAGTGTGATACCACAGTGGACACAGCTGTTCGGAGGACTGTTCTTTGCATTTTGGGTATTGTGTCATATGTACCCATTCGCCAAAGGATTGATGGGAAGACGAGGAAGGGTACCCACCATCATCTATGTTTGGGCTGGGCTTTTGGCAATTTGCATATCTTTGCTTTGGGTCACACTCAATCCACCTGGTGATCAACCTGGTGATGCAGTTGTATTGTAA